A genomic stretch from Gallus gallus isolate bGalGal1 chromosome 13, bGalGal1.mat.broiler.GRCg7b, whole genome shotgun sequence includes:
- the SPDL1 gene encoding protein Spindly isoform X1: METETILNLRQQLKEAENERRKAAQYGLHLLESQNEIQNQLDQMRRELTEKTEKFEQEKYSLQREIELKNRMLESLSFECDALKQQQNLQLDKQKEHLARVHGQEVNDLKHKLENLKAELDETRLSEKQLRHKVDCQKEIIAAKTEELHMMSERVHETMSSEMLNLQMELTELESVKANVEEKLNELQYSKEQLELINSNLRNQLERLQGEKEEREKEVVSYCNALEKAREANQELRVQLDHVVQQSLDPTSKGNSLFAEVEDRRAEMERQLISVKIKYQSLQKQHAFTREQLQRMKLQMATLLQMKGSQAEFEQLERLQSMLEQKNGEIEDLLVKVRQLEKFKTLYENMEECRASTSSKGGESEDGYYADLLQMKLDNSNKETETLKNELSLQRMKALYESQRVLEVERKLFTNERHLQACQSENMNLRVMLDELKMKYEPEELLKVTKIKKRREKIPVDATCEYLDSKNTSVDEAPLTHLPSKEEAKMTSNNLEQIDSSSRKQALEASPINIALQSMDKVVEPERERKRVKTKDDGVDTCASYSRGGSNFLTSSAPRSVSTSVYGQGNQHRPASLFFRCMNYAIHLFICFLSVACSVIPKLRLPTFNLSKPFRKTKMVLFEKDS; encoded by the exons atggagaCAGAGACCATTTTAAATCTTAGACAGCAactgaaagaagcagagaatgAGCGAAGAAAGGCTGCACAATATGGCTTACACTTACTGGAGtctcaaaatgaaattcaaaatcAGTTGGATCAAATGCGTCGTGAATTAACGGAGAAGACTGAG aaatttgAACAAGAGAAATATTCTCTTCAGAGAGAAATCGAACTTAAGAATAGGATGTTGGAAAGCCTGAGTTTTGAATGTGATGCCCTCAAGCAACAGCAAAATTTGCAACTGgataaacagaaagaacaccttGCCAGAGTTCATGGACAAGAAGTCAATGACCTTAAACACAAG TTGGAGAACCTGAAGGCAGAACTAGATGAAACCCGGCTCTCTGAGAAACAATTGAGACACAAAGTGGACTGTCAGAAGGAAATAATTGCAGCCAAAACAGAAGAGCTACACATGATGTCTGAACGTGTGCATGAAACCATGTCTTCAGAAATGCTCAATCTTCAGATGGAGCTCACAGAACTAGAAAGTGTGAAG GCCAATGttgaagaaaagctgaatgaACTGCAGTACAGCAAAGAACAACTAGAACTCATAAATAGTAACTTACGTAATCAGCTGGAGCGTctacaaggagaaaaagaagagagggaaaaagaagttgTTTCTTACTGTAATGCACTAGAG AAAGCTCGTGAAGCTAACCAGGAGCTTCGGGTTCAGCTGGATCATGTGGTGCAGCAATCTTTGGACCCTACAAGTAAAGGCAATTCTCTCTTTGCTGAG GTGGAGGACCGTAGGGCAGAAATGGAACGGCAGCTGATcagtgtgaaaataaaatatcagtcACTACAAAAACAACATGCATTCACTAGAGAACAATTGCAAAGAATGAAG CTGCAAATGGCTACCCTGCTACAGATGAAAGGTTCTCAGGCAGAATTCGAGCAGCTGGAACGCTTACAGTCAATGTTGGAGCAAAAGAACGGTGAAATAGAAGATCTTCTTGTGAAAGTGAGGCAACTAGAAAAATTCAAG ACTTTATATGAGAATATGGAAGAATGTAGAGCTAGTACCAGCTCAAAAGGAGGAGAGTCTGAAGATGGTTACTATGCAGACTTGCTGCAAATGAAACTCGACAACTCAAA CAAGGAAACCGAAACCTTGAAAAATGAGCTATCTTTGCAGAGGATGAAAGCTTTGTATGAGAGCCAAAGGGTTCTGGAAGTTGAAAGAAAACTCTTTACAAATGAGAGGCATTTGCAAGCTTGTCAGAGTGAGAACATGAATTTGCGAGTTATGCTggatgaattaaaaatgaaatatgaaccTGAAG AGTTGCTCAAAGtcactaaaattaaaaagagaagggagaagattCCAGTGGATGCTACTTGTGAATATTTAGACAGCAAAAATACCTCAGTGGATGAGGCTCCTCTTACTCATCTTCCAAGTAAGGAAGAAGCTAAGATGACTTCAAATAACTTGGAGCAAATTGATTCTTCATCCAGAAAACAAGCGCTCGAAGCATCACCGATCAATATAGCTCTTCAATCAATGGACAAAGTAGTTGaacctgaaagagaaagaaagagagttAAAACTAAGGATGACGGTGTTGACACCTGCGCGTCATACAGCAGAGGTGGAAGTAATTTTTTGACTTCGAGTGCCCCCAGGTCAGTGTCAACTTCTGTATACGGTCAAGGCAATCAGCACAGACCTGCATCTCTTTTCTTTCGCTGCATGAACTATGCTATCCACTTGTTTATCTGTTTCCTCAGTGTTGCATGCAGTGTAATCCCTAAGCTTCGGCTGCCTACCTTCAACCTCTCAAAACCTTTTAGGAAGACTAAAATGGTGCTTTTTGAAAAAGACTCTTGA
- the SPDL1 gene encoding protein Spindly isoform X2 yields the protein METETILNLRQQLKEAENERRKAAQYGLHLLESQNEIQNQLDQMRRELTEKTEKFEQEKYSLQREIELKNRMLESLSFECDALKQQQNLQLDKQKEHLARVHGQEVNDLKHKLENLKAELDETRLSEKQLRHKVDCQKEIIAAKTEELHMMSERVHETMSSEMLNLQMELTELESVKANVEEKLNELQYSKEQLELINSNLRNQLERLQGEKEEREKEVVSYCNALEKAREANQELRVQLDHVVQQSLDPTSKGNSLFAEVEDRRAEMERQLISVKIKYQSLQKQHAFTREQLQRMKLQMATLLQMKGSQAEFEQLERLQSMLEQKNGEIEDLLVKVRQLEKFKTLYENMEECRASTSSKGGESEDGYYADLLQMKLDNSNKETETLKNELSLQRMKALYESQRVLEVERKLFTNERHLQACQSENMNLRVMLDELKMKYEPEELLKVTKIKKRREKIPVDATCEYLDSKNTSVDEAPLTHLPSKEEAKMTSNNLEQIDSSSRKQALEASPINIALQSMDKVVEPERERKRVKTKDDGVDTCASYSRGGSNFLTSSAPRLTTESRFEATEIEDKKENVITTKKKTQKKKYTTLYVSSKPTPETQCAQQ from the exons atggagaCAGAGACCATTTTAAATCTTAGACAGCAactgaaagaagcagagaatgAGCGAAGAAAGGCTGCACAATATGGCTTACACTTACTGGAGtctcaaaatgaaattcaaaatcAGTTGGATCAAATGCGTCGTGAATTAACGGAGAAGACTGAG aaatttgAACAAGAGAAATATTCTCTTCAGAGAGAAATCGAACTTAAGAATAGGATGTTGGAAAGCCTGAGTTTTGAATGTGATGCCCTCAAGCAACAGCAAAATTTGCAACTGgataaacagaaagaacaccttGCCAGAGTTCATGGACAAGAAGTCAATGACCTTAAACACAAG TTGGAGAACCTGAAGGCAGAACTAGATGAAACCCGGCTCTCTGAGAAACAATTGAGACACAAAGTGGACTGTCAGAAGGAAATAATTGCAGCCAAAACAGAAGAGCTACACATGATGTCTGAACGTGTGCATGAAACCATGTCTTCAGAAATGCTCAATCTTCAGATGGAGCTCACAGAACTAGAAAGTGTGAAG GCCAATGttgaagaaaagctgaatgaACTGCAGTACAGCAAAGAACAACTAGAACTCATAAATAGTAACTTACGTAATCAGCTGGAGCGTctacaaggagaaaaagaagagagggaaaaagaagttgTTTCTTACTGTAATGCACTAGAG AAAGCTCGTGAAGCTAACCAGGAGCTTCGGGTTCAGCTGGATCATGTGGTGCAGCAATCTTTGGACCCTACAAGTAAAGGCAATTCTCTCTTTGCTGAG GTGGAGGACCGTAGGGCAGAAATGGAACGGCAGCTGATcagtgtgaaaataaaatatcagtcACTACAAAAACAACATGCATTCACTAGAGAACAATTGCAAAGAATGAAG CTGCAAATGGCTACCCTGCTACAGATGAAAGGTTCTCAGGCAGAATTCGAGCAGCTGGAACGCTTACAGTCAATGTTGGAGCAAAAGAACGGTGAAATAGAAGATCTTCTTGTGAAAGTGAGGCAACTAGAAAAATTCAAG ACTTTATATGAGAATATGGAAGAATGTAGAGCTAGTACCAGCTCAAAAGGAGGAGAGTCTGAAGATGGTTACTATGCAGACTTGCTGCAAATGAAACTCGACAACTCAAA CAAGGAAACCGAAACCTTGAAAAATGAGCTATCTTTGCAGAGGATGAAAGCTTTGTATGAGAGCCAAAGGGTTCTGGAAGTTGAAAGAAAACTCTTTACAAATGAGAGGCATTTGCAAGCTTGTCAGAGTGAGAACATGAATTTGCGAGTTATGCTggatgaattaaaaatgaaatatgaaccTGAAG AGTTGCTCAAAGtcactaaaattaaaaagagaagggagaagattCCAGTGGATGCTACTTGTGAATATTTAGACAGCAAAAATACCTCAGTGGATGAGGCTCCTCTTACTCATCTTCCAAGTAAGGAAGAAGCTAAGATGACTTCAAATAACTTGGAGCAAATTGATTCTTCATCCAGAAAACAAGCGCTCGAAGCATCACCGATCAATATAGCTCTTCAATCAATGGACAAAGTAGTTGaacctgaaagagaaagaaagagagttAAAACTAAGGATGACGGTGTTGACACCTGCGCGTCATACAGCAGAGGTGGAAGTAATTTTTTGACTTCGAGTGCCCCCAG GTTAACAACTGAATCCAGATTTGAAGCTACAGAAATTGAAgataagaaggaaaatgtaatcACGaccaagaagaaaacacaaaagaaaaaatacactaCATTGTATGTGTCTTCTAAGCCAACTCCTGAAACGCAGTGTGCTCAGCAGTAA